The genomic window GGGTCCCCCCACAGGCACTGACCTCCCAGTATCCGGTGCGGTCCATGCGGTCCATCACACAGACCAGACGGATGCGGCCTTCCACCTGTGGCGGACGCCTGAGGGGGTATTGCTGCAATTCTGCTCCGGTGACCCAGACGGTGTGAAAAGGCAGGTTGCGGTAGATGGAACGCATCACCACTTCTTCTGCTGCCCGGGCATCTTCTTCGGTGGGGTTTCCAGAAAGGTCCAGGGTGCATTCACTGCTGCGCATGCTGACCGCCTGCACCCGGAATTCTGGGTTCACCCGCAAAAAGGCCTGGGCAAGCAGGTGCTCTCCAGAATGGCGCTGCATGTGCTGGTAACGCAGGCTCCAGTCCACCTCTCCGTGCACGTAGCTGCCCACTTCGGGAATCACATCCCCTTCAATGGTGTGCCAGACCTGCCCGTTTTTCTTCTGCACGTCTGTCACAGAGAGGCGCTGGTCTTCCCAGACAAAGAAGCCCTGGTCGGCATTCTGCCCTCCCGCCTCGGCATAGAAAGCCGTCTGGTCGAGGGCCACACGGTTTCCTTCGGTGTGCGTCACCGTGGCAATGAAACTGGTGCGGTAGGAATCTTCATGAAACAGCAGAACCGTCATGAAGACCAGTGTATCCTCTCCCCTCCTGCAAGTCCCTGACCAGAAAGACACAGGCGGCCCGCAAGCCGCCCGGTGGTGTATACAAGATCAATTTTCGATGATCCAGTAGAAGCCCGGACTGGAGATGGTGGTGAGGTACCAGGTGCTGCCCGACTGGGAAGGCACAATGGCCTGTCCCACGTAGGACTGGTTCACAATGGCAATCTGGTCTCCGTAGCGGATGGTGTCATCGTCGCTGGGGCCCCGTTTGAGTTTGACCACCGTCCAGTTCTGGTTGGGATATCCAGACTTGTAATAGTAAAGGCTGGGGGTGCTCCAG from Deinococcus cellulosilyticus NBRC 106333 = KACC 11606 includes these protein-coding regions:
- a CDS encoding alanyl-tRNA editing protein; protein product: MTVLLFHEDSYRTSFIATVTHTEGNRVALDQTAFYAEAGGQNADQGFFVWEDQRLSVTDVQKKNGQVWHTIEGDVIPEVGSYVHGEVDWSLRYQHMQRHSGEHLLAQAFLRVNPEFRVQAVSMRSSECTLDLSGNPTEEDARAAEEVVMRSIYRNLPFHTVWVTGAELQQYPLRRPPQVEGRIRLVCVMDRMDRTGYWEVSACGGTHVNRTGEVGAVFITKLEKVAGGLTRVFFMTGHEAYRQLTQTYRDARTLATSFSTGIEKLTERVEALRTEALDSRRKLAEAHEALSVSLLSGKTGVQVVPLADSDMLKPFSKVAVAQPDLLCVAYTPDGRVVVTSSTKASAKEVLAEILKNAGGKGGGKPDLAQGSAPFEPLERAIHLWREGATT